Proteins encoded within one genomic window of Bombus vancouverensis nearcticus chromosome 4, iyBomVanc1_principal, whole genome shotgun sequence:
- the Rala gene encoding ras-like protein A isoform X1, with protein MSKKPGTTQAMHKVIMVGSGGVGKSALTLQFMYDEFVEDYEPTKADSYRKKVVLDAEEVQIDILDTAGQEDYAAIRDNYFRSGEGFLCVFSITEDDSFQATQEFREQILRVKNDENIPFLLVGNKCDLQEKRKVSLAEAQARSQQWGVPYVETSAKTKENVDKVFFDLMREIRSRKIEDKSASNGRGKDRAKRKKKKCKIL; from the exons ATGTCCAAAAAGCCAGGTACCACTCAAGCAATGCATAAGGTTATAATGGTTGGAAGTGGAGGTGTAGGCAAATCTGCTCTTACGTTACAATTTATGTATGATGAG TTTGTTGAAGATTATGAACCTACAAAAGCAGATTCCTACAGAAAGAAAGTTGTATTGGATGCAGAAGAAGTACAAATAGACATATTAGATACTGCAGGACAGGAAGATTATGCAGCAATTCGAGATAATTATTTCCGAAGTGGAGAAGGATTTCTTTGTGTATTTTCTATAACTGAGGATGATAGTTTTCAAGCTACTCAAGAATTTAG agAACAGATTCTTAGGGTAAAAAACGATGAAAACATTCCATTTTTATTAGTGGGGAATAAATGTGATTtacaagaaaagagaaaagttagTTTAGCTGAAGCTCAAGCCAGGTCACAACAATGGGGTGTACCATATGTAGAAACAAGTGCAAAGACAAAAGAAAATGTTGATAAG GTATTTTTCGACTTGATGCGTGAAATAAGATCGCGCAAGATTGAAGATAAATCAGCAAGCAACGGTCGCGGAAAGGACCGTGccaagaggaagaaaaagaagtgcAAAATTCTATAG
- the mio gene encoding GATOR complex protein mio yields MSSIKLDIQWSPVHANKFITWGTEICLYEVIQVKDNNRQLYTKISDCTVAHLLATNTNHHYVKCIDIYPQLEPDILLAVGQANGKVVLTTFGPTIFDSQGLSGKELVPKHARQCNTVAWNPIDTNLIVSGLDKHSKDHSILLWDINKGLQTSERVHHHNTVQTDSMRPIAEVGVSETIHSIAWFKHEQKCMVVGTNNKQLKIIDFRDSAKVVNTTATKAVYNVSVNPHNNYHLLSSVDNQITIWDTRCFEKPVLTLSQTRQITKVLWCPTRHNLLGALQKDSATLHLYDIQHCGIGGGEDTEPGALERTVAPPWYSPVSFSWHPTHVNRLLAISQQGLTDYTVCERITVNWSTRSHLAWNHASKSFKYICSNDNIYKALNDISILTKTRAASEYGLLPELAQNGELAENETLKNLWQWLYLSRYLVEDGTIPSADNKHPGVRTVLKLDGQQGSTNGSLKSELIHRPWSDIGSNHTAKIYRSADRDKGLLLCGWRFDKDTNTLYDNLFLERLEREGAYPRAAAIAVFNLCLRQAIEILNRGATKMSMSTNLNIVAMALSGFSEDRNSMWRESCLKCRSQLSDPYLRATFAFLTADDSYENVLNENGMAVEDRVAFALMFLSDNKLSEYLKKLTQKLTDEGNLAGFLLTGTSLEGIQLLNRYLEITGDVQSCSLIAIRAFTPTLLQENQVQVWITSYRNLLNAWKMWTQRAHFDIAMRSSTNEKPPQQIYVSCNFCGKSISAFMQGLSRARGPFGRLGSTPNKLKMSSCPNCRKPLPRCAICLMHMGTVSGLQMTTSSVSRSEECDNKLTEFSNWFTWCQTCRHGGHADHITHWFRQHSECPVTSCTCRCFSLDASCKIAF; encoded by the exons ATGAGTAGTATTAAACTTGATATACAGTGGTCTCCAGTTCATGCCAATAAATTTATTACATGGGGTACAGAAATCTGTTTGTATGAAGTAATACAAGTAAAAGACAATAATAGACAATTAT ATACAAAGATTTCTGATTGTACAGTTGCTCATTTACTTGCAACAAATACTAATCATCATTATGTCAAATGTATTGATATATATCCACAATTAGAACCAGATATTCTATTAGCTGTTGGACAAGCAAATGGAAAAGTTGTTTTAACTACTTTTGGTCCAACAATTTTTGATTCCCAAGGTCTTAGTGGAAAGGAACTAg TCCCAAAACATGCAAGACAATGCAATACGGTTGCTTGGAATCCCATAGACACAAATTTAATTGTGTCTGGTTTAGATAAACATAGTAAAGATCATTCCATTTTATTATGGGATATAAATAAAGGTTTGCAAACCTCTGAAAGAGTGCATCACCACAATACAGTGCAAACAGATTCTATGAGACCTATTGCAGAAGTTGGTGTTTCAGAAACTATACATTCTATTGCTTGGTTCAAACATGAACAAAAATGTATGGTAGTTGGCACTAATAACAAACAATTAAAAATCATTGATTTCAGAG atTCTGCAAAAGTGGTCAACACAACAGCCACTAAAGCTGTTTATAATGTATCAGTAAATCCGCataataattatcatttactttcAAGTGTTGATAATCAGATAACAATTTGGGATACAAGATGCTTTGAAAAACCTGTTTTAACATTATCACAAACTAGACAAATTACGAAAGTATTATGGTGCCCAACTAGGCACAATCTTTTGGGTGCTTTACAAAAAGACTCAG CGACACTGCATTTGTATGACATTCAACATTGTGGAATTGGAGGAGGAGAAGATACAGAACCTGGAGCATTAGAAAGAACAGTTGCACCACCTTGGTATAGTCCTGTAAGTTTTTCATGGCATCCAACACACGTGAACAGATTATTGGCAATATCTCAACAAG GACTTACAGATTATACAGTTTGTGAAAGAATTACAGTAAACTGGTCAACACGATCTCATCTTGCCTGGAATCATGCTTCAAAATCATTTAAATATATATGCAGTAATGATAATATTTACAAAGCCCTGAACGATATTTCTATCTTAACTAAAACACGTGCTGCTTCAGAATATGGCTTACTT CCAGAGCTGGCTCAAAATGGGGAATTGGCTGAAAATGAAACTCTGAAAAACTTATGGCAGTGGTTGTACTTAAGTCGCTATTTAGTAGAGGATGGCACTATACCATCTGCAGATAATAAACATCCAGGTGTCAG AACAGTTTTAAAACTAGATGGCCAACAAGGATCTACCAATGGTTCCTTAAAGTCGGAACTAATTCATCGTCCTTGGTCGGATATAGGATCTAATCATACCGCAAAAATTTACAG atCTGCAGACAGAGATAAAGGATTGCTTTTATGTGGTTGGAGATTTGATAAAGATACCAATACCCTTTATGATAACTTATTCTTAGAAAGATTAGAAAGAGAAGGAGCATATCCAAGAGCAGCAGCAATTGCAGTTTTTAATTTGTGTTTACGGCAAGCTATCGAAATTTTAAATCGAGGAGCTACTAAAATGTCGATGtctacaaatttaaatatcgttGCTATGGCTTTATCAGGATTTTCCGAAGACCGGAATAGTATGTGGAGAGAATCATGTTTAAAATGTAGATCTCAACTTTCAGACCCTTATTTGAGAGCAACTTTTGCTTTTCTAACAGCAGACGATTCTTATGAAAATGTTCTT aatgAAAACGGTATGGCAGTTGAAGACAGAGTAGCCTTTGCACTTATGTTTTTATCGGATAATAAGTTAagcgaatatttaaaaaaattaactcAAAAGTTAACTGATGAAGGAAATTTAGCGGGTTTTCTTTTGACAG GTACTAGTTTAGAAGGTATACAATTATTAAATCGGTACTTAGAAATTACTGGTGATGTTCAAAGTTGTAGTTTAATAGCTATTAGAGCATTTACACCAACATTACTTCAAGAAAATCAAGTCCAAGTTTGGATTACAAG TTATAGAAATCTTTTGAATGCTTGGAAAATGTGGACCCAAAGGGCTCACTTTGATATCGCGATGAGGTCTTCAACGAATGAAAAGCCTCCGCAACAAATATATGTTTCTTGTAATTTTTGTGGTAAAAGTATATCAGCCTTTATGCAAGGTTTAAGTAGAGCAAGAGGACCTTTTGGCAGGTTAGGAAGTACACCCAATAAACTGAAG ATGTCTTCGTGTCCAAATTGTAGAAAACCATTACCGCGATGCGCAATATGCTTAATGCATATGGGCACAGTAAGTGGATTGCAAATGACAACATCCAGTGTTAGTAGAAGCGAAGAATGTGATAATAAATTGACAGAATTTAGTAATTGGTTTACATGGTGTCAAACATGTAGACATGGTGGTCATGCTGATCATATTACACATTGGTTTCG GCAACATTCAGAATGTCCAGTAACCTCATGTACATGTAGATGCTTCTCTTTAGATGCATCATGTAAAATAGCA TTTTAG
- the Rala gene encoding ras-like protein A isoform X2, whose amino-acid sequence MSKKPGTTQAMHKVIMVGSGGVGKSALTLQFMYDEFVEDYEPTKADSYRKKVVLDAEEVQIDILDTAGQEDYAAIRDNYFRSGEGFLCVFSITEDDSFQATQEFREQILRVKNDENIPFLLVGNKCDLQEKRKVSLAEAQARSQQWGVPYVETSAKTKENVDKVFFDLMRAIAARKAQENQGDGNEQKKRSCCILL is encoded by the exons ATGTCCAAAAAGCCAGGTACCACTCAAGCAATGCATAAGGTTATAATGGTTGGAAGTGGAGGTGTAGGCAAATCTGCTCTTACGTTACAATTTATGTATGATGAG TTTGTTGAAGATTATGAACCTACAAAAGCAGATTCCTACAGAAAGAAAGTTGTATTGGATGCAGAAGAAGTACAAATAGACATATTAGATACTGCAGGACAGGAAGATTATGCAGCAATTCGAGATAATTATTTCCGAAGTGGAGAAGGATTTCTTTGTGTATTTTCTATAACTGAGGATGATAGTTTTCAAGCTACTCAAGAATTTAG agAACAGATTCTTAGGGTAAAAAACGATGAAAACATTCCATTTTTATTAGTGGGGAATAAATGTGATTtacaagaaaagagaaaagttagTTTAGCTGAAGCTCAAGCCAGGTCACAACAATGGGGTGTACCATATGTAGAAACAAGTGCAAAGACAAAAGAAAATGTTGATAAG GTATTCTTTGACTTAATGCGTGCAATAGCTGCACGTAAAGCACAGGAAAACCAAGGAGATGGAAATGAACAGAAAAAAAGAAGTTGCTGTATTTTGCTCTAA
- the LOC117156521 gene encoding replication protein A 14 kDa subunit — MIKKRIEGRQLAQNVGEQVIILGTIGKKGSNGKNIEVKTTDGVQVNVTLPVPIDNDAEGYIEIHGTLQSASTMNCSNYIVFPLSMTENFDVDRYKQLMVILNVLGPGKWKMSEDETGF; from the exons atgataaaaaagcgTATTGAAGGTCGTCAATTGGCACAAAATGTTGGAGAACAAGTAATTATACTTGGCACTATTGGAAAA aAAGGTTCAAACGGTAAAAATATAGAAGTAAAAACAACCGATGGTGTACAAGTTAATGTAACCTTACCAGTACCAATTGATAACGATGCTGAAGGTTATATAGAAATACATGGCACATTACAATCCGCATCTACAATGAACTGCAGTAATTATATAGTATTCCCACTTAGTATGACAGAGAATTTTG ATGTCGATCGATATAAACAACTCATGGTTATCTTGAATGTATTAGGACCAGGAAAATGGAAAATGTCTGAAGATGAAACAggattttaa